From a region of the Paenibacillus sp. R14(2021) genome:
- a CDS encoding cyclic nucleotide-binding domain-containing protein, protein MITTKPTLTDVQHYLNSLPFLSELPEEEVRFVYKHIEFVAFKDRTPIVKKGEKGDACYFVYDGEVEVVGRDLIGLDTVLATLGIGRIFGEVTLYRENVRKTSVRAKSDVFLLKMSHQSLEQIGYGAPNFFKQLENFSLQRQKTTFMRLASIFARLPEAIIDRLGQQSSYRQVTTGQVVVREGEFGHQFYMVISGELDVKAGTAVMETLRTGDFFGEYGLIRNQSEPFSVVSRGDCELLILPRDSFQHVLEDHESLRTQFEEVIRIRNKEAFIESFNQAAVHAPLIESGKKREHWTIMGAGLFCFIVLSISCIRLENDWLLILAIAIGSFIGPLAFVNYLHTRSILGNQPYLLVLLFFLTALIGIPLAYKLEGLDLFANANPYLISMSTACIEETSKILLVIILIRRKRSRFLMDSVVYGAAAGMGFAAIESIIYGLNTLHNPQQALTVILYRALLSPFGHGTWTAIAATGIWYLLLHQKWLRFGLLIAVTLGMHVLWNLQISSNEVHLLQMLTVGSLGLLLLRMFVRRGISDERRSIISLNPELLAMEGNLKYMKCGNCLSELPYGAHYCPRCAQAMRAAEE, encoded by the coding sequence AGCACATTGAATTTGTCGCTTTTAAAGACAGAACGCCAATCGTCAAAAAAGGTGAAAAAGGCGATGCCTGCTACTTTGTATATGACGGTGAAGTCGAGGTTGTCGGGCGGGATTTAATCGGTCTTGATACCGTACTTGCCACGCTTGGCATCGGTCGGATATTCGGCGAAGTGACACTTTATCGAGAGAATGTGCGGAAAACGTCGGTCCGAGCAAAAAGCGATGTTTTCTTGTTAAAGATGTCTCACCAATCCCTGGAGCAGATCGGTTACGGGGCGCCAAACTTCTTCAAGCAGCTCGAAAACTTCTCGCTTCAGCGGCAAAAGACAACGTTCATGCGGCTTGCATCTATCTTTGCACGTCTGCCGGAAGCCATCATTGACCGCTTGGGACAACAATCTTCCTATCGACAGGTTACGACTGGCCAAGTCGTGGTTCGCGAAGGAGAGTTCGGCCATCAATTTTACATGGTGATTTCAGGCGAGCTGGATGTGAAAGCAGGTACAGCCGTGATGGAGACATTGCGGACTGGGGATTTTTTTGGCGAATACGGTTTGATTCGCAACCAATCTGAGCCTTTTTCGGTCGTCAGCCGCGGCGATTGCGAGCTGCTTATTTTGCCGCGTGATAGCTTTCAGCACGTACTCGAAGATCATGAAAGCTTACGGACGCAGTTTGAGGAAGTCATTCGAATCCGCAATAAAGAGGCGTTTATCGAATCGTTCAATCAGGCGGCCGTACATGCGCCGTTAATTGAAAGCGGGAAGAAGCGAGAGCATTGGACGATTATGGGCGCTGGCCTTTTTTGCTTCATCGTGCTCTCGATCTCATGTATTAGGTTGGAAAACGATTGGCTGTTGATACTTGCCATCGCGATCGGCAGTTTTATCGGGCCGCTTGCCTTCGTCAATTATTTGCACACGCGCAGCATCCTAGGCAATCAGCCTTACCTTCTGGTGTTGTTGTTCTTCTTGACCGCGCTCATCGGCATACCGCTTGCATACAAGCTTGAAGGGCTTGATCTATTTGCGAACGCGAACCCCTATCTGATCAGCATGTCCACGGCATGCATCGAAGAAACAAGCAAGATCCTGCTCGTTATCATACTCATCCGTCGCAAGCGTTCACGTTTCTTAATGGATAGCGTTGTTTATGGAGCAGCAGCGGGTATGGGATTTGCTGCGATTGAGAGCATTATTTATGGACTGAATACGTTACATAACCCGCAGCAGGCGTTAACGGTCATTCTCTATCGGGCGCTGTTATCTCCGTTCGGGCACGGAACGTGGACAGCGATTGCCGCGACCGGCATATGGTACTTGCTGCTGCATCAAAAATGGCTTCGGTTCGGGCTTCTAATCGCGGTTACGCTGGGCATGCATGTATTGTGGAATTTACAAATCAGTTCGAATGAGGTCCATTTGCTGCAAATGCTGACGGTGGGCAGTTTAGGTCTGCTGCTGCTTCGCATGTTTGTTCGACGGGGGATCTCCGATGAGCGTCGTTCCATCATTTCCTTGAACCCCGAGCTGCTTGCCATGGAAGGCAATTTGAAATACATGAAATGCGGTAATTGTTTAAGTGAGCTGCCGTACGGTGCTCATTATTGCCCCCGCTGCGCACAGGCGATGCGGGCCGCTGAAGAATAA
- a CDS encoding YveK family protein: MSTLLVYLLKRIWIIILAVAVCVGPVIYWSNSKPVEYKASASAYILRQTTSTSTNLYQELLAALSLIKDYKVLIPSTAVTASVQEALAAQYEWGKALTAEKLASQVRIENGNESHIIAINVTDKDPEKAAIIANAVLDAFKQFSKKITIDDSVIEIEAAQPPKAPTSSNKLYIGAAGLAGLVLGFLIALLPVMLGIDSSRRRRRTAA; this comes from the coding sequence ATGAGCACACTGCTTGTTTATCTGTTGAAACGGATTTGGATCATTATTCTAGCCGTCGCAGTTTGCGTAGGGCCGGTTATATACTGGTCGAATAGTAAGCCAGTCGAATATAAAGCCAGCGCTTCCGCGTATATCCTGCGGCAAACGACGAGCACATCCACCAATCTCTACCAAGAGCTGCTCGCGGCGCTGAGTTTGATTAAAGATTATAAAGTCCTTATTCCTTCAACGGCGGTCACCGCATCCGTACAAGAGGCACTTGCCGCTCAGTACGAGTGGGGCAAAGCATTGACAGCGGAGAAGCTGGCTTCACAAGTGCGGATTGAAAACGGAAACGAGAGCCACATCATTGCCATCAACGTGACCGACAAGGATCCAGAGAAAGCGGCAATTATCGCGAACGCCGTTTTAGATGCCTTCAAACAGTTCTCCAAAAAAATCACGATTGATGACAGCGTTATTGAAATCGAGGCAGCGCAGCCACCCAAAGCTCCAACATCCTCCAACAAGCTTTATATCGGAGCAGCAGGCTTAGCCGGTCTTGTCCTTGGTTTCTTGATTGCCCTGCTTCCAGTGATGCTTGGCATTGATTCATCCAGAAGAAGGAGAAGAACGGCTGCCTAG
- a CDS encoding UDP-glucose/GDP-mannose dehydrogenase family protein has translation MYKIAVVGTGYVGLVTGTCLADFGMETICVDINEEKINNLKNGIIPIYEPGLTEMVVRNVQYRRLQFTTDMETTIQEADVIFIAVGTPPQPDGSADLTFVMKVAEQIATHMNGFKIIVNKSTVPVGTGRKVKQAIAEKLSELGKDFEFDVVSNPEFLREGTAIYDFTHPDKVVIGAETEKAKEIMKNVYRVLYLNETPFINTNIETAEMIKYANNAFLALKISFINEVANLCESVGASVQHVATAIGKDGRIGSKFLHSGPGYGGSCFPKDTQALAHIGREHGSPLHLVEATIRVNDSQKLRMVSKIENALGQVAGKQIAVLGLTFKPKTDDMRDAPSLTIINELASKGASFRVYDPVGMEEARHALKEVEDIRFCSDEYEAIQGSDAVVIVTEWHQFRNLDLDRLKRELKSPNFFDLRNIYDKQRMLQYGFNYFGVGV, from the coding sequence ATGTATAAAATCGCAGTTGTAGGCACGGGCTACGTGGGGCTAGTAACCGGAACGTGCTTAGCTGATTTCGGTATGGAAACCATTTGTGTCGATATCAACGAGGAAAAAATCAACAACCTAAAAAACGGCATTATTCCGATTTATGAGCCGGGGCTAACGGAAATGGTCGTACGCAACGTGCAGTATCGCCGGCTGCAGTTTACGACGGACATGGAGACGACGATTCAAGAAGCGGATGTTATCTTCATTGCGGTCGGAACTCCTCCTCAGCCAGACGGAAGCGCGGATTTGACTTTCGTCATGAAGGTAGCAGAACAAATCGCAACGCATATGAACGGCTTCAAGATTATCGTCAACAAAAGCACCGTACCGGTCGGTACTGGCCGGAAGGTCAAACAGGCTATAGCGGAGAAACTCTCCGAGCTTGGCAAAGACTTCGAATTCGATGTCGTATCGAACCCGGAATTTTTACGCGAAGGCACAGCAATTTATGACTTTACGCATCCTGATAAGGTCGTAATCGGAGCCGAAACAGAGAAAGCCAAAGAAATCATGAAGAATGTATACCGTGTGCTGTATTTGAATGAAACGCCGTTTATTAATACGAATATCGAAACGGCGGAAATGATTAAATATGCCAACAACGCTTTCCTTGCCTTGAAAATTTCGTTCATAAACGAAGTCGCCAATCTGTGCGAGAGCGTTGGAGCAAGCGTGCAGCATGTTGCGACAGCGATTGGTAAGGATGGCAGGATTGGATCCAAATTCCTTCACTCCGGTCCGGGTTACGGCGGCAGCTGCTTCCCTAAAGATACACAGGCGCTGGCACATATCGGACGCGAGCATGGTTCGCCATTACATCTGGTAGAGGCGACGATTAGAGTGAATGACAGTCAGAAGCTCCGAATGGTCAGCAAAATCGAGAATGCGCTTGGCCAAGTAGCCGGCAAGCAAATTGCTGTGCTAGGACTTACGTTTAAGCCGAAAACTGATGACATGCGGGATGCACCGTCGCTGACGATCATCAATGAGCTTGCAAGCAAAGGAGCCTCGTTCCGCGTATACGATCCCGTCGGGATGGAAGAAGCAAGGCATGCACTCAAGGAAGTGGAAGACATCCGCTTCTGCTCGGATGAATACGAAGCGATTCAAGGCAGCGATGCCGTCGTTATTGTGACGGAATGGCACCAATTCCGCAACCTTGACCTCGACCGCCTGAAACGGGAATTGAAATCCCCTAACTTCTTCGACCTCAGGAATATTTACGACAAACAACGTATGCTGCAGTATGGTTTTAACTACTTCGGTGTCGGCGTTTAG
- the pssE gene encoding PssE/Cps14G family polysaccharide biosynthesis glycosyltransferase gives MILLSLGTQDFPFERLLKEVDHLIEQGIIQEEVFAQIGYNDYKPKHFKYKDFTDFQEFDALLEKCNLLITHGGTGTIIGGLKRSKKLIAVPRLKKHGEHVDDHQKEIIGYFSEMDLIIGIDEVDQLEAALKQVDAFQVKPFVSGNKRIIGLIDDLAKQVMA, from the coding sequence TTGATCCTGCTATCGCTCGGGACGCAAGACTTCCCGTTTGAACGTCTCCTGAAAGAAGTAGACCACTTAATCGAGCAGGGGATTATTCAAGAGGAAGTGTTCGCCCAAATTGGCTACAACGACTATAAGCCTAAACATTTCAAGTATAAGGATTTTACCGATTTTCAAGAATTCGATGCACTGCTGGAGAAATGTAATCTGCTGATTACGCACGGGGGCACGGGAACGATCATCGGGGGATTGAAGAGAAGCAAGAAATTAATTGCCGTACCGCGTCTGAAGAAGCACGGAGAACACGTTGACGATCACCAAAAAGAAATCATCGGTTATTTCTCAGAAATGGACCTGATTATCGGCATTGACGAGGTTGATCAGCTGGAAGCCGCGCTTAAGCAAGTAGATGCCTTTCAAGTTAAGCCTTTCGTCAGCGGCAACAAACGAATTATCGGATTGATCGATGACCTGGCCAAGCAAGTCATGGCATAA
- the pssD gene encoding PssD/Cps14F family polysaccharide biosynthesis glycosyltransferase: protein MKIALACSVGGHLTQMRQLEKFYKQHKYFFITEDTLMTRELAKHEPVYLLRLINRKKWNFPVLFFMNFFKTWHFLHKEKPDLVICTGALSSFPTCLLAKLMRKKVVYIESFAKMNSPTLTGRLVYKFADMFIVQWESMMRFYPNAVYGGSIY from the coding sequence ATGAAAATCGCATTAGCATGCTCTGTTGGCGGACATCTGACGCAGATGAGACAGCTGGAAAAATTTTATAAACAGCATAAGTACTTTTTTATTACCGAAGATACGCTGATGACAAGAGAACTCGCTAAGCACGAGCCCGTATACCTGCTTCGCCTCATTAATCGGAAGAAGTGGAACTTTCCTGTATTGTTCTTTATGAACTTCTTTAAAACATGGCATTTTTTGCACAAGGAGAAACCTGATCTCGTCATTTGCACAGGCGCGCTCAGCTCCTTCCCGACTTGTTTGCTAGCGAAGCTCATGCGTAAAAAGGTCGTGTACATCGAGAGCTTTGCAAAGATGAATTCACCTACACTGACAGGACGTCTCGTCTATAAATTCGCCGATATGTTTATCGTACAATGGGAATCCATGATGCGCTTCTATCCTAATGCCGTCTATGGGGGGAGTATCTATTGA
- the asnB gene encoding asparagine synthase (glutamine-hydrolyzing), translating to MCGIAGFYTSMRHDAYTNVLESMIDAIHHRGPDADSTQVITSGEEGIIGLGHKRLSIIDLSENGKQPMTSTSGKSTIVFNGEIYNYQPLREQLIQEGWSFRTQTDTEVILNLYEKHGEDCLHYFNGMFAFAIYDHVRDQLFMARDRLGIRPLFYKHEPGTAFIFASEIKSIFQFPGARKAVNRPALAEYTSNRYVSNPETVYDGVMKLEPGMSLTLRGEQITKRKYWDITHFEKWNIPFDEALSRLDELMQDSVRLRMISDVPVGAYLSGGLDSSLIVALMAQNSSMPINTFSVGLENSQYNELGYAKAVADLYKTNHHEFVINPQDFRDSLYQVVHFRDAPSSETADIPMLLMSMQAKKKVSVVLTGEGCDELFGGYPKYAYDRLTSSALGKMAFNNPLIARIVNTLPYSFRKAKLAYNSLSIPDDVKRYKNWFASFSEAQTNSLLSEEYKLTYLNQPAGEGPIIHGLTNLDRMQYFDMRYWLTDNLLERGDRTMMAASIEGRLPFLDYRVAELAFRLKESYKIKGFNRKYIVKQLASKYLPAQIINRKKIGFYMPIADWFRNEMKDFVTDHLLSSTFFNRGIFNKDKIKELVKAHMDGVTNHEKEIWMLLNLEIWFRSSIDRGLHT from the coding sequence ATGTGTGGAATAGCCGGCTTTTATACATCTATGCGCCATGACGCTTACACCAATGTTCTTGAATCCATGATCGATGCCATCCATCATCGCGGACCTGATGCAGACAGCACGCAGGTTATCACAAGCGGCGAGGAAGGAATCATCGGACTTGGTCACAAACGGCTGAGCATCATTGACCTCTCAGAAAACGGCAAGCAGCCAATGACATCCACGAGTGGCAAATCTACCATCGTATTTAACGGTGAAATTTATAACTACCAGCCTCTTCGAGAGCAATTGATCCAAGAGGGTTGGAGCTTCCGAACCCAGACCGATACTGAGGTTATTCTGAACCTCTACGAGAAGCACGGCGAAGATTGCCTGCATTACTTTAACGGTATGTTCGCCTTCGCCATTTACGACCATGTGCGCGACCAGCTGTTTATGGCTCGCGACCGACTGGGCATTCGCCCCCTATTCTACAAGCATGAGCCGGGGACAGCCTTTATTTTCGCTTCGGAGATCAAATCCATCTTTCAATTTCCCGGCGCAAGGAAAGCCGTCAATCGTCCGGCCCTTGCCGAATATACAAGCAACCGGTATGTCAGTAATCCGGAGACTGTCTACGACGGCGTCATGAAGCTTGAACCCGGTATGTCTCTTACGCTCAGGGGTGAACAAATCACGAAGCGCAAGTATTGGGACATTACCCATTTTGAAAAGTGGAATATTCCCTTCGATGAAGCATTAAGCAGACTCGATGAATTAATGCAGGATTCCGTACGCCTTCGGATGATTAGCGACGTACCTGTCGGTGCATACCTTAGCGGCGGGCTTGACTCCAGCCTGATCGTTGCACTAATGGCGCAGAACAGCAGCATGCCGATCAATACCTTCTCCGTTGGGTTGGAAAACTCGCAGTACAACGAACTTGGCTATGCCAAAGCCGTTGCTGATTTATACAAGACCAACCATCATGAATTCGTCATCAATCCCCAGGACTTTCGGGACAGCCTGTATCAGGTCGTTCACTTTCGGGATGCACCGTCCTCGGAGACGGCCGATATTCCCATGCTGCTCATGTCTATGCAGGCAAAGAAGAAAGTCAGCGTCGTGCTGACCGGCGAAGGATGCGACGAGTTGTTCGGCGGCTATCCGAAATATGCGTATGACCGGCTGACAAGCTCCGCGCTGGGAAAAATGGCATTTAATAACCCGCTGATAGCCAGGATCGTCAATACGCTTCCGTACTCATTCCGTAAAGCGAAGCTTGCTTATAACAGCCTCAGCATACCAGACGACGTGAAGCGCTATAAGAACTGGTTTGCCTCCTTCTCCGAGGCACAAACGAACAGCTTGCTGTCCGAAGAGTACAAACTGACCTACTTGAATCAACCGGCCGGCGAAGGGCCTATCATTCATGGATTGACTAACTTGGACCGCATGCAGTATTTTGATATGCGGTACTGGCTGACAGACAACCTGCTTGAACGCGGGGACCGTACAATGATGGCCGCTTCTATTGAAGGTCGACTGCCGTTCCTAGACTACCGAGTTGCCGAACTCGCGTTTCGTCTGAAAGAAAGCTATAAGATCAAAGGGTTCAACCGCAAATACATCGTGAAGCAGCTCGCGAGCAAATATTTGCCTGCCCAAATCATTAACCGCAAGAAAATAGGCTTCTATATGCCGATCGCCGATTGGTTCAGAAACGAGATGAAGGACTTCGTTACCGACCATCTCCTATCGTCAACGTTTTTCAACCGCGGTATATTCAACAAGGACAAAATAAAAGAATTGGTTAAAGCCCATATGGATGGCGTGACCAACCACGAAAAAGAGATTTGGATGCTGCTTAATCTCGAAATTTGGTTCCGTTCTTCGATCGATAGGGGGTTACACACATGA
- a CDS encoding glycosyltransferase family 4 protein has protein sequence MKIITVANSEHVKGGIDAVIKSLLEGLRHSDEHIISTRFPSYIDSVGPLMRIAYSLMSMFKFVFISTPYEIVHLHSAAKGSFYRKSIYTVLSKLLRKKLVFHIHASGFETFQQSNSFNAWIVRRTLNCADHIIVLSDQMKALVHHFCENDRITVLPNPVTIPAAKEVASLRTAHAKVQLLFLGEIGPRKGIYDLVDAIEMLPEACKSRIQLHVCGNNEIERLKTIVSAKKLNDIITVHGWTSGEQKKKQLSNADVFILPSYAEGLPISILEAMAYGLPVISTNVGGIPEIVRSGQNGMLLEPGQPAALAQAIEALVMDEDSRNAYGKKSKEIVHPHDINLVIDQLLTIYRHLSAASRS, from the coding sequence ATGAAAATAATAACGGTAGCAAACTCTGAACATGTAAAGGGCGGAATCGATGCCGTAATTAAGTCGCTTCTCGAAGGTTTGAGGCATAGCGATGAGCACATTATCTCGACGAGATTTCCCTCTTACATCGACAGCGTCGGCCCCCTCATGCGTATCGCTTATTCCCTTATGTCCATGTTTAAATTTGTATTTATCTCGACTCCTTACGAAATCGTTCACTTGCATTCTGCTGCGAAAGGCAGTTTCTACCGCAAGTCCATTTATACCGTTCTATCCAAGCTTCTTCGCAAAAAACTGGTCTTCCACATACATGCTTCCGGATTTGAAACCTTCCAACAGAGCAATTCGTTTAACGCATGGATCGTTCGTCGGACCCTGAATTGTGCCGATCATATTATTGTTCTATCCGACCAGATGAAAGCACTCGTGCATCACTTCTGCGAAAATGATCGGATTACCGTGCTGCCGAATCCGGTCACCATCCCTGCGGCGAAAGAGGTTGCTTCCCTCCGTACCGCTCACGCAAAAGTGCAGCTGCTGTTCTTGGGTGAGATCGGCCCGCGGAAGGGTATTTACGATTTGGTTGATGCCATCGAAATGCTCCCAGAAGCTTGCAAATCGCGCATTCAGCTCCATGTGTGCGGCAACAACGAAATCGAGAGGCTCAAGACCATTGTCTCCGCAAAGAAGCTGAACGATATTATTACTGTCCATGGCTGGACAAGCGGTGAACAGAAAAAGAAACAGCTGTCCAATGCCGACGTTTTTATTTTGCCTTCGTATGCGGAGGGACTTCCGATATCGATTCTAGAAGCAATGGCATACGGCCTTCCCGTGATAAGCACGAACGTGGGCGGAATTCCGGAAATCGTGCGTTCTGGCCAAAACGGCATGCTGCTCGAGCCCGGACAGCCGGCGGCACTCGCTCAAGCCATCGAAGCCCTCGTCATGGATGAGGATTCACGCAACGCCTATGGAAAGAAAAGCAAGGAAATCGTTCATCCTCACGACATTAACCTGGTTATAGACCAGTTATTAACCATTTACCGTCATTTATCTGCTGCTTCTCGCAGCTAA
- a CDS encoding glycosyltransferase, whose amino-acid sequence MTIDPNVRVLHLISSFQMGGAEKLLLELISENKSQLKVNFVVVIMNDLINDALLDELQAEGVTVHLLKRPPSHRHPKYLFKLLSIIRRDRIQIIHTHDFGSKLWAVLCKLAVPRLKLVFTIHTTNIISKLNALQFFIHLKVFSANIAISNTVEQECIVRGLNNAVKIYNGIRIDKFKSASKSNSSFGEPIRLVNVARLTHKTKGQDILIRAVKLCRDRGLDVSCTLIGGTYAYDTESMPFLKALTAELGISEHIHFAGNLLDVHLHLANYDIFILPSRYEGLGLVVLEAMAAGLPVIAANIDGPAELIEHGVNGLLFQNEQPEDLAEQIVRLSLHSEERLLLTEEAARRVSDYDMSVMLGHYTHLYSSLV is encoded by the coding sequence ATGACGATTGATCCGAATGTACGCGTACTGCACCTAATTTCGTCTTTCCAGATGGGGGGAGCCGAGAAGCTGCTTCTGGAATTGATATCCGAAAACAAGTCTCAGCTTAAAGTGAACTTTGTCGTCGTTATTATGAATGACCTCATTAACGATGCGCTCTTGGATGAGCTTCAAGCAGAAGGCGTTACAGTACACCTTTTAAAGAGACCGCCGTCGCATCGCCACCCCAAATATCTGTTCAAGCTGCTCTCTATTATCCGCAGGGATCGGATACAAATTATTCACACGCATGATTTCGGCAGCAAGTTATGGGCTGTTTTATGCAAATTAGCCGTTCCGCGGCTCAAGCTTGTATTCACAATCCATACGACCAATATCATTTCTAAGTTGAATGCGCTCCAGTTTTTTATCCATCTAAAGGTTTTTAGCGCCAACATCGCCATATCCAACACCGTCGAACAGGAATGCATCGTAAGAGGCTTAAACAATGCGGTAAAAATATACAACGGCATCCGCATTGATAAATTCAAGTCTGCTTCCAAGTCAAACTCCAGCTTCGGCGAACCGATTCGCCTTGTCAATGTAGCGCGGCTAACGCATAAAACGAAAGGTCAGGATATTCTTATTCGTGCCGTGAAATTATGCCGCGACCGAGGTCTCGACGTCTCATGTACACTAATCGGCGGCACCTATGCGTACGATACAGAATCAATGCCCTTCCTGAAAGCCCTGACGGCAGAGCTTGGCATAAGTGAGCATATTCATTTCGCAGGCAATCTTCTGGACGTTCACCTTCATCTAGCCAATTACGACATCTTCATTCTACCGTCACGTTACGAGGGACTTGGACTCGTAGTACTAGAAGCTATGGCTGCAGGCCTACCTGTCATTGCGGCGAATATCGACGGACCCGCGGAGCTTATCGAGCATGGCGTCAACGGCTTGCTGTTCCAAAACGAACAGCCAGAAGACTTGGCTGAGCAGATCGTGCGTCTCTCTCTTCATAGTGAAGAACGTCTTCTTCTGACAGAAGAGGCGGCACGACGCGTAAGTGACTATGACATGTCCGTCATGCTGGGACATTACACCCATTTATACAGCAGTCTGGTTTGA
- a CDS encoding oligosaccharide flippase family protein, whose protein sequence is MAGNKLQTIFQNRLFQNLSVVFSENIITRALNFVIILLLSLHLGPQEYGKYSYLFVNIAFCSALFDFGMENTAVRFTAKDKTKTTVYFGLYLTVKLSILLLICAALILFGKDVLHLLGRSDMAPYLPYFIVGFLGESLLFVNDTYLQAIQRFKLRAIINITRFITSLLFIAALYVNHAIMLKYVCFLFFLPLLISIFFIVKYVLFLKAYLVQRIDRQVLKEIFHYEKWMFMISIPNNTLGRIDFLMISIWVAYDQLGIYNVAFQLSAIVAFLPFVLSKVMLPSMAELKPADVVAFTRKMIKPTLIICAGMLLLIPLARPVITIVLGPSYEPSISILQFMLVSAIIAFGLIPIEQAIYSLGMPKFITVGKCVQILVIVLLITATVPFLGAIWAAISVAIARLLYGVLISLFYRNYTKKTFSAQ, encoded by the coding sequence ATGGCGGGCAACAAGCTCCAAACTATTTTTCAGAATCGTTTATTTCAAAATCTCAGTGTCGTTTTCTCTGAAAACATTATTACCCGGGCTCTTAATTTTGTCATCATCTTGCTGTTATCCCTCCATCTAGGACCTCAGGAATATGGGAAGTACTCCTATTTGTTCGTAAATATCGCCTTTTGCAGCGCTTTATTCGACTTTGGCATGGAAAATACGGCCGTGCGCTTTACCGCCAAAGATAAAACAAAGACAACCGTTTATTTCGGCCTCTATTTAACCGTCAAACTTTCCATTTTGCTGCTCATCTGTGCTGCCTTGATTCTATTCGGCAAGGATGTTCTCCACCTGCTTGGGAGGTCCGACATGGCCCCCTATCTCCCTTATTTCATTGTCGGATTTCTGGGCGAATCGCTGCTCTTTGTGAATGATACTTATCTGCAGGCGATTCAGCGATTTAAACTGCGGGCAATAATTAATATCACACGTTTCATTACGTCTTTGCTGTTTATTGCTGCGTTGTACGTCAATCACGCCATTATGCTCAAGTATGTCTGCTTTCTCTTCTTTCTCCCGTTATTGATTTCTATTTTCTTTATCGTTAAGTACGTGTTGTTTTTGAAAGCTTATTTGGTCCAGCGAATTGACCGCCAGGTACTAAAAGAGATTTTTCATTATGAGAAATGGATGTTCATGATCTCTATTCCCAACAATACGCTCGGAAGAATTGACTTTTTGATGATATCCATTTGGGTAGCCTACGATCAGCTCGGTATCTATAATGTTGCTTTTCAACTTTCAGCCATCGTCGCTTTTCTTCCGTTCGTTCTCAGCAAAGTCATGCTGCCGAGCATGGCCGAGCTTAAACCGGCGGACGTTGTTGCTTTTACCAGGAAAATGATCAAGCCGACATTGATTATCTGCGCCGGCATGCTGCTCCTGATTCCACTCGCAAGACCAGTTATTACTATCGTTCTAGGCCCAAGCTACGAGCCCTCGATTTCAATTCTGCAGTTCATGCTCGTATCTGCCATCATTGCTTTCGGACTTATTCCGATCGAACAAGCTATCTATTCACTTGGGATGCCGAAGTTTATAACCGTTGGGAAGTGCGTGCAAATCCTCGTCATTGTACTGCTCATTACCGCAACCGTGCCTTTTCTTGGTGCGATTTGGGCGGCCATCTCGGTTGCAATCGCAAGGCTGCTGTATGGTGTGCTGATCTCGCTGTTCTATAGAAATTACACTAAAAAAACGTTCTCGGCCCAATAA